Within the Solwaraspora sp. WMMA2056 genome, the region GCGTGCTGCTGCTGGCACTGATCGCCGGCAGCGGTACGGCAGGCGCGGTGCTGGTGCCGGCCGCCGCTGGACTGCGGGAACCCGTCAGCACCCCTGGGCCGGTCGAGACGACCGCCGTCCCGGACGTACCCGCGCTCACCGACCCGGACCTGCTCGATCCGACGACGCCGCCACTCGACGACCCGGGCGGGCCGGTGCCGCCGCTCGGGCCGACCCGCCCGGCGGCGGTCCTGACCGGTTGGGCGACTCAGACCACCAGCCGGCTGGCCATCCCGGTGGTCGCGTTGGAGGCGTACGGCTACGCCGAACTGGTCCTGGCGACCACCACTCCCGGCTGCCGGCTGAGCTGGACCACCCTGGCCGCGATCGGGATGATCGAGTCGACCCACGGCACGGCCAACGGATCGAGGTTGGACACCGAAGGGCGGGCCGTACCACCGATCGTCGGGCTGCCGCTCGACGGGGCCGGCGGCCGGCAACGAATCGCCGACACCGACGACGGACGCCTCGACAATGACGTGGTCTACGACCGGGCGGTCGGTCCGATGCAGTTCATCCCGACGACGTGGGCGGAATTCGGGGTGGACGCCGACAACGACGGGGTGGTCGATCCGCAGGATATCGACGACGCGAGCCTGGCCGCCGCTAACTACTTGTGCCGGAACGGACGCGATCTGTCCACACCTTCGGACTGGTGGAGTGCCATCCTGTCGTACAACAACGTCCAACCCTACGCCCAGTCGGTCTTCGACACGGCCAACGAGTACGGGGTACGGAGTCGCACTTAGCGCAATCGGTCGGGCACAATTCTGCGCCTGCCACTTTCGCATCAGCCGCGTTGCCGGCAAGCTAGACGCGTGATGGTGCGCGAGTGGGACCCCCGAACCGCGTCGTCCGCCGAGATCTCGTCTCTGCTGGACTGTCTCAACCAGGTTTTCCGGACCGATCTTCCGGGCGACCCGCTGTGGCGACCGCATTTCCTGCGGGAGTACCTGACCGAGACGATGCCGGGGGTCCGGCGGATCTGCTGGCTGGCGGAGCAGCCCGACGCTCGCGGCGGCACCGAGGTCGTCGGACACGTGAACGTACTGCTGCTCGGCGACATCGGTGTCCTGGAGATCCTGGTGCGTCCGGACGTGCGGCGGACCGGCCTGGGCCGGCAGTTGCTGTCGCTCGCGGTGCGTCGGGCGTACCACGAGGGTTTCAGCTCGGTCGGGGTCGAGGTGATCGGCGGCACCTGCGCGGTGGAGTTCTACGAGTCGTTCGGTTTCGCCCGGCAGTTCCGGGAGATCCGCAGTGTCCTGCGGCTGGCCTCGGTGGACTGGGCGGCGATCGAGAAGATGGCCCAGGACACGGTCAGCGGCTACGAGGTGGAGTTCCACCCCGGTGGACCGCCGGACGATCTCGTCGAGGCGTACGCCCGGACCAAGGCCGAGCAGAGCGACCCCGCCGACGGTGACCTGGACCTGCGGCCCAGTTCGTACGAACCGGAACGGCTGCGGGAGAGTCTCGGCTGCCTGCACCGACGGGGCATGACGCCGTACATCGTGCTGGCCCGGCACCCGGCCAGCGGCGAGGTCGCCGGTCTGACCGAGGTGGTGGTGCCGGCGCAGCACCCGACCCGGGCCGACCAGTACGACACCATCGTCGCCCAGGCACACCAGGGACGCGGCATCGACCGGGCGATCAAGGCACGGATGCTGCTGGAGCTGCGTGCCGTCGAACCGGCGCTGGCCGAGGTGCAGACCTGGAACGCCGAGGGCGACGAGGAGATCGTCTCGATCAACACCGAGATCGGCTACCGGTCGGACCGGGACTGGTGGGACTACGGCGCGGACATCCCGATGTTGATGCACCGCCTGGGCGTACGCAGCTGAGCCCAGGTCGGATCAGCCGGCCAGGGCCTCGGCCGCCTCGACCGCCCAGTAGGTGAGGACGACCTGGGCGCCGGCCCGCCTGATCGACGTCAACGTCTCCATGATCACCCGGTCCCGGTCGACCCAGCCGTTGGCGGCAGCCGCCTCGACCATCGCGTACTCGCCGGAGACCTGGTAGGCGGC harbors:
- a CDS encoding GNAT family N-acetyltransferase, with the translated sequence MVREWDPRTASSAEISSLLDCLNQVFRTDLPGDPLWRPHFLREYLTETMPGVRRICWLAEQPDARGGTEVVGHVNVLLLGDIGVLEILVRPDVRRTGLGRQLLSLAVRRAYHEGFSSVGVEVIGGTCAVEFYESFGFARQFREIRSVLRLASVDWAAIEKMAQDTVSGYEVEFHPGGPPDDLVEAYARTKAEQSDPADGDLDLRPSSYEPERLRESLGCLHRRGMTPYIVLARHPASGEVAGLTEVVVPAQHPTRADQYDTIVAQAHQGRGIDRAIKARMLLELRAVEPALAEVQTWNAEGDEEIVSINTEIGYRSDRDWWDYGADIPMLMHRLGVRS